The genomic stretch GTCACGTCCGTCTAAAATTGCATGCATGCAAAGTTTTTTTACGCCTTTTTTTGCAGCAAGTGCGATGAATGCTTGAATGTGTTTTTCATGGCTGTGAACGCCACCCGGCGAAACTAATCCGAGAATGTGTACCGTTTTGTTCGTGGAGTTTGCTTGTTCGAAAGCTTGATTAAATACTGGGTTGTCTTCAAAAGAGCCGTTTTGAATAGATTGGTCAATTCGAACGAGATCTTGAGGAACGGATCTTCCTGCACCCATGTGTAGGTGACCGACTTCGGAGTTTCCCATTTGCCCTTCGGGTAGTCCTACCGCATAACCTGACGCGTTGATGAGCGTATGGGGGTATTCAGCCCAGAGTTTATGCCACGTGGGTGTTTTAGCTTGTTCTATAGCATTGTAGACTGGGTTTTCGCGGTATCCCCAGCCATCGAGAATAATTAGTACTAGTGGTCGATGATTCATAGTTTACCGATTGTGTTGAAATTGCTGCTGAGGTTATGTGCTGGGCTCTTAAAAGTCAATTCGGGGTTGGGGTGCGACTTTAGCCGTCATCTCGCTAATGGATATTCTTCAAGATCTCTGTGGCCGTCCAATTTCATCGTTTACTCTGTTACTCTATATAAATGACCTCCGAAAAGAAAAGCCGGGAGATTTTTACTTCTCCCGGCTTCAAGACATAATCAAGTCAATCTAATTTAAAATTGCCTTAGTCTTCATTACTATCATTATCTTCACGGTCGCCATCGTCATCTGAGCCTTCAGGTGTACCTGGAACTTTGGAAATCATGTAAATTCTACCGGTTCCAGAGACATCATTTGCTGCATTACCAGTACAACCTGAAGTCACCGCGCCTTTGCAAACGAGCCTATTTAACGATAAGACGAACAAGTTGCCATCTGGACCTGTGACGACATCAGTTACTGTACCAAAGTTTAATCCGAAGAGGACTGAGGATTGTTCAGTGACCCAGTCATCTATTCCTCGATTATCGGCAACACCGTCAAAGAGAGCTGGATCAGAATATCCAATTTTACTCCTATGGTGGCTTTTGACATGTAACTTGTACAAATGTCCATAGTTACTTGTTGACAGGCTACCGTCAGGTTTTGGAATTAATGGGGAAGTGAGGAGCCAATTATAGAAATAATCAGTTCCTTCATAACCGTTGGTAGAAGGGGCACCAGTAGGTCTAGTCAGGATGGTATTCGTAACAGTCTCTAACTGTTGCCGAGTTACACCGGACCCAAATACCAGGTCGCCTTTATTTTGCTTTCCAAGAGCTTTGCCATTAATAAAGCCTAATCCACCATTAGCCACCACATGTTTGGTGCTATAGAGAGGATCTCTAAGATGAGCTCCTTCAGGCATATACATTGCATCTAATGCTTCGGCTTTTGATGCTGCTATGACATCGCTATTCGGAAAACCTGGTAATGGCGCAGCTAAGAATCGAGGTTGCTGAACGCCCCTAGGTCCTGTTAATGTGTTTGTCAGAGCTGCACCTGAAAGACCTATCCCACCTGAACGACCAATTCCCCATAATGTTTCAATGGCTTTGAAATCACCCCATGTAGTAGGCATTAAACTTGGCAGTAGGCCAGTAGGCGGAGTTACAGAAGACGGATAGCCCGCGTCTGGCGTTACACTTGGGAAGTCACCTAACTGTGAGAAGAAACTGGATGAATTACCCCCAGGGCCATCCATGCGGTCAATCGGTCCCATCACTTGAATCCAACCACCATTATGCGCTTTTTTGATAAGATTGATTTCTTCGAATGCCTTTCCAGAGTTTTCAGCATCCCAAAGATTTCCACTATAGGGGTCAATCGCAAGACCAAAGCCATTACGTAGGCCATAAGCATAGATTTTTTTGAAGTTATTCAAGACTTCAACTTTTTCGCTGCTAGGATGAATGTTGTCTGAAGCAATATTGAGAGAACGCCCAAGGATGGCTTCAGTTTCAACAACTCGTTTTGATGCCTTCGCGTAGAAGGGGTTATCGCTGGGTGCAGTGCCATTGTCGTTGAGGCGTAAAACAACCCCGGTCATATGGGCATTATCTGGTGCTATGCCACCAAATATGTCATCTTTACCCATGAGTTGACCATCCTTGAGAATACCAAGATTTTTCTTAATATTTTGAGTCATTCCTCTTCGACCAGCATCTCCCAGCATGATGTAAAGTTTCTTGTCATGCCCAAAGACAATTTTTCCGCTGTTGTGGTTACCATTAAAATTACGAGTCCAAAACGCAACTGCAGGTGGGCAAGTGCCATCTGCGGCTCTAGAGACACAATAGTCAACCCCAGCGCTTATCTTAGATGTGTTTCGAGTATTTCGATCATTTTGGAATGATCGCAGACGAATGATATCGCCAGCGTAAGTTAAAGCTCCACCGCTTGTGTTTACTACACCAGATCCTGCTAAGGTAGCGGATGCAGTTGGGTCAAAGTTAAAATATGCTACACGATTGCCCAATAGTGGGGTTTTAGGAGCATCTACTGACGCTGGGATAGTGTCAGCGCCAAAAGCTGGCGGACCAGCAGGAGATGTCACAACGGTTGCGCTAGTATCATCATTGTCATCAGCAGTGATGATGTTTGCGGGTAAAATTACTTGGTTACTACTTGATGCAGGGACAGTAACATTTGAAATACCGTTGAAAACAGATGTAGGGACGGTAATTCTTGTTCCTGTAAACAACTGATCGTTAGCTAGTGGGGCTATATCTCCCGCATTAGGTCCAATCCACCGACTAACGCTAGCCGGATAAGTTGGTCCAGCCGGGCATCCAGCAGTCACAGGGCCTGCAGAAAGGCATACTCTAGTAGATGCACCTGCCAATGTGCTGAATCCGCTAGGAGTGTTATTTACTGCTAATCTTTCTGTAAAAAACAGATAGACTTTTCCACCTTTGTTAGTGAAGTCGGGATGTAGTGCAATGGATAACAGTCCCCTTTCACTAAAGTTATTAACAGCTAAATCGAGCACGGTCACAGGGTCTCCCATAGGTGTGCCATTTAAGTCAAATTTGATTCTTTTGACCTTACCAGTATTTTTTTCGAGTACTAGCATGTCGTATTTAACAGTGGGATTTTTGTTAGGAAGAAATACCATTCCAATTGGGTTTCGGAGGCTTTTGGTATCGACTATCGTATCCGCAGCTGATGTTGGGTGATCAAATCCATCTAGATCGCTATAGAGAGTGCTAACTGTTAAATTAGGGTCGACCATCGTTGGGTCAGGCATTGGGCCCGCATCTGCGAAAACATTCAAAGAATATCCGATCAAGAAAGTTCCAAGACAAAATGATCCTAGCATTTTAGCCTGAAAATGTGTTCGAGGCTTTGAACTAAGCTTACCCATGCCTGCTTCGGGCGGTGAGCATAGCCTATTACTTTTGATCAAATGAGACTTGGAGGGTTTAGAGCTACTCATATTTCACCTCAAGTGTTGAGTTTCGTGTGGGGAGGATTCCTCCGTCACACAAAAACTACTGTATTGATATTAAAATACCTTTTTATAGCAAAAATACGCTAAATGATAATCACAATTTAAATATAGTACAAAATTAAGATAAGTCAAATATTGAAAATATCATGAAACGTATATTTTTGGGATTTCAGTGTTGCATCAATAATAGGTCTGGCTTATAGGATAAAATTGATTCTGCGCTGTGATATTGGTAGGGTCGATGACTTGTAGATAGAGGGGAAACCATGGAAAGATCTGTAGTCAAAATATTTTCCAGTATTTTACCCGGCGGGCCATGAAAAAAAATGCCTGAGAAAATTACATTTGTATCAACAACAATTTGCATAATGGTGAGCACCTAAGTAAAGATAAAGATTATTGTTATTTAGATTTCTTTTTTTTAGGCTTTCTTCCCACTGATACGATATCAGCAACATCTTTCAAAAACATAAGCAATATTTTCATATGGTTTAAACTAGAATTATGGCCTGAATCTAAGATGTTTTCAGGTGGGTTCTAAGATTTGACTTTATTGCTGGCCATCGATATTCTGCATTTTTTCAATTTAGATAGAGTTGATTATTATGCGGCAAAATAAAGATCAGCAAAATGCAAGGTTTTATTCTTCAAAATTGTTCACACAACTTCAAAATAGAATGCTTGAATTAATTGGTCAAGATAACAATGATATATTTCGTGATTATCAACGTCATCTTGAATTGCTAGGAATTAATTTACACCGTTATTTAATCCCGGGTGTAGAAGATGCGTTTGGATTGGCTATTAAAGGAGAAAATCTCTCGATTAAAAGAACGACTATTCAGTTGGATGAAATTATATTACGTCTGATAAATGCTCAAGAGGAAGCTTGGGCCCAAGCAAAGGAAGTATGGAGCATAAGATCCTAAGTAAGAACACTTATTCCAACATATAAACGAAACTTCTCACAACTCAAAACGCGACGCTTCAACACGTAAATGCTATAATTTCAATATGGGCACAACACTACGATATAAAGGTGAAATATGAGTTGGTCAAAAGCAGAAATAACATCATTACTTGCAGTGGGAAAAATTCCGGGTATTTCTTTTTGTCAGGTGATCAATGGCAAGCCGCAAGAGTCTATCGCTTTGGGTGTTGCAGATCGGAGTTTGAACACTCCAGTCACGGAAAAAACCGTGTTTGAAGCTGCTTCATTAACTAAACCTCTGTTTGCCATGTTAGTGTTGAAATTAGCTAAACTAGGCGTAATTGATTTGGATCAGCCGTTTGGAAAAATGCAAGACATACAAGATATTCCCGAATATCATGCGTTGAATCAGTATAATGAACGTGAACAACTTACTGCCCGAATAATCTTTACACACCATTCTGGATTGCCAAATGCTGGCGATGCGGCTGATATGAAATTTTATGCAAACCCTGGGGAAAAATTTGGCTATTCAGGTTATGGTTATTTTTTGTTGCAAAAAATTATCGAAAAGCGCACGGGAAAAACATACGCAGAACTGACACAAGAATTTATTTTCGATCAAGTTCCTATGCGTCATTCGTACATGACTCGCCCAACAGATCAACCCGTCGCTGTGCATCATAACGCTGATATGAAAAAATCATTACCTGTTGCGCCTGCGACAACTGCAACAGCCGCTTCAGGCCTTTATACCACGGCAGACGATTATGCGCGCTTTGTTGTTGCTTGGGTGCAAGCACGCGATGAATTATTGCAATCCGCTTTTGAATTTTCCAAAGAAAAGACACTCAGCACAGATCGTTGGGCAATTGAAAAAGGTGTATCTCCGACGGATTTAGAACAATTATCATGGGGACTCGGTTGGGGATTACTCAAAACGGAAGAAGGCATTATTGCATTTCACTGGGGAGATAACGGAGATAGCAAAGCGTTTGTCGCGATCAATATCGAATCGCAAACAGGCTTCGTTTATTTTGCCAATTCGTGGAACGGTTTATCCATCACTAATCAACTCATATCCAAAGGCCTAAAAGAACTCACGCCAGCATTGCAATATCTCAACAAAAAATATGATTTTGAAACGTCTGAACAACTCAGAGAAAAACGCCAAATAAGTTTAGAGACTTTCGGAAAATATGAACTGCGGAATCAAGCAGGTTGGCAAGAAAAATTAAAAAAAAATGTAATTTCCATACTCACAAAGCATCCCGAAAATTTTGGTGAAATTCATCGTGATAATACTCCGGACTTGGAAGAGCATTTAAAATCGCAGCTAGCGAAGGAGCTTAGTCGCCAACCTAATTCGGGCCTAGAAACTTTCCTTCAACGAGTTCTTGATTTGCCGAAACAGGTAGTTGAACATCAAGAGGCCTTGTTTCCTTATAGAAAGTAAAGAAAAATGTTGGTAGGATCGAGGGCTTATAGATAGAGGAGAAACCATTGAACGATCTTTTGCCATTTTTATTAGCCCACTGGCCTTTAACGTTGGCTTTTGTCATTACGCTAGGAACACTGCTGTTTTTCGAACTGAAAGATCGTCAAGGCGGCGCACAACGTATAGATTGTACCGAGATGACCCGACTCATCAATCACGAAAAAGCCCTAGTCATTGATGTTCGAAAAAAAGAAGAATATCAACAAGGCCATATCATCAGTGCGCTCAACATTACCCCTGAAAACTTCAAGGACCAACAAGCGCAACTGCAAAAAGCCAAAAATCGACCCATCATACTGATTGATAGCAATGGTAGTGGCATTAATCCTATGCTTAAGTTACTGCAACAAGAAGGTCTTTCAGCGTGCTATTTGGGTGGTGGATTATCTGCGTGGCGGCAAGAAGGATTGCCTGTAACAACCGTTATTGAATAGGAGGCTCGCCATGTCAAACGTTGTCGTCTATAGTTCTGCAAACTGCCCTTACTGCGTCCGCGCCAAAGAGCTTCTAGCCAAAAAAGGAATTGAATTCCAAGAGATTCGAGTCGATCTCGATCCCAAGGAAAGAGAGATCATGATGGAGCGTAGTGGCCGCCGAACCGTGCCGCAAATCTTCATTGATGATCAACATATAGGCGGTTGTGATGATCTTTATGCTCTAGACAAATCGGGAGAACTAACAAAACTCTTAAGTGGAAGTCGCACAGACTCCCAATCTTCGCTATAATATCATCAACCCAATCGGTTAATAGGTCGAGAGAATGGGGAAGTCTCTCAGTAGGTTAAATTGAAATTTTTTAAAGAGGAAAGATTATGAATGCATCAGAAAATGTCGGAGCAACTGAAAACGGAGAGCATGGTCCAGAATTTGCGATTCAACGAATTTACGTTAAGGATTCTTCTTTTGAATCACCAGAATCACCAAACATTTTCCGCGAACCTTGGGAACCTAAAGTAAATATTGATTTGCAAACAACCAGCAGTGTCCTTGAAGGAAATGTGTACGAAGTTATCTTGGGTGTCACAGTCACAGTGAAAATCAAAGAAAAAACAGCTTTTCTCGCAGAAACAAAACAAGCGGGCATTTTCAGCATTGGTAATTTTAATGAAGAACAGCGCAGCCAACTTTTAGGCAGTTTCTGTCCAAACATTTTATTTCCCTATGCGCGCGAAACGATCACAAGTTTAGTCACTCGTGGTGGATTTCCACAATTGTATTTGGCACCTATCAACTTTGATGCTGTCTATCAGCAACAATTGAAACAAGGTGAAGAAGGCGTTACAACGAATTAATTTGAAAAAGATTTTCGCAGATTAGGAAGTGGAGTCAGCTCCAGCAATTCCCGCCTAACGGAAATCATTTGCACTCAAGGTGTAGAAGATTTTCCTCTCGTGATGAGGGGTTTAGGGGAGAGAATAGTGATTCTCTCCCCTGAATATATGAAAGGAAGCATCCCTCGACCTGACCTCACTTTTCTGAGATAAATTTTTCAAATAGGAAATTCGAAAATATGCTATCTGATCAAAATACATTTTCTCCCATGGCTGTTTTAGGATCAGGCTCGTGGGGAACAGCACTAGCCATATTACTTTCTCAACGTGGCCAAACTATCCGATTATGGGGCAGAAATCCCGAGCGAATAGCTGAAATGTCACGACAGCGAGTTAATGCAGTTTACTTGCCGCAATGTCCTTTTCCTGAGTCGCTTTCAGTGACTGCTGATTTACAAGAAGCAGTGCATGGCGTCAGTGATATTTTAATTGTCGTACCCAGTCACGCATTTCGCGAACTCATCACAGAATTATTACCGTTGCTCAATACAAATTCTCGATTAGCATGGGCAACAAAAGGTCTTGATCCTTCTACAGGTAAATTATTGCACGAAGTGGTGCAAGATTTGGTTTCATGGTCAATTCCTACGGCAGTTCTTGCTGGCCCGAGTTTTGCTGCAGAAGTAGCGCAAAATTTACCGACTGCTATTACTGTTGCGAGTCATGACTCAACATTTTCCAACGAGCTGGTTGAACGATTTCATACTCGCACATTTAGACCCTATATCAACACCGATATTATTGGTGTACAAATCAGTGGCGCAGTCAAAAATCCCCTCGCGATCGCTGCCGGAATTTCTGATGGATTAGGTTATGGTGCCAACGCCCGTTGTGCGCTCATCACACGAGCGCTTGCTGAAATGAGTCGGTTAGGAATTGCGCTAGGCGGCAAAATGGAAACTTTTATGGGGCTTGCAGGATTAGGTGATTTAGTTCTCACCTGTACCGGTAGTCAATCACGCAACTGGCGATTTGGTTTTGCGTTGGGGCAAGGACACCCTCTTGATCAAGCAGAAAAAGAAGTGGGACAAGTGGTAGAGGGAAGACAAAATGCCATTATCGTTGCTAAACGCGCTCAGTCTCTTGGCATTGAAATGCCCATTCTTGAACAAGTTAGCAGAGTTGTACAAGGTCAAATTACTGCGGCGGAAGCAGTTCAAGCTTTATTAATGCGAAGCTTAAAATCAGAATAATCCTAGATTCTAAATGTAGAATCTAGGATAAAACATTTCGTATTATCGATTGGTTGATAATTTCTTTTTAAAAAGCGGTCTATTTTCTGCGTTACGTGGTCTATCTTCAGCATTGCGTGGTCTACTTTCAGCATTACGTGGTCTATTCTCTGCGTTACGTGGTCTACTTTCAGCATTACGTGGTCTATTCTCTGCATTACGCGGTCTATCTTCAGCATTGCGTGGTCTACTTTCAGCATTACGCGGTCTACTTTCAGCATTGCGTGGTTTATTTTCTGCGTTACCACGTTTCTTATTCGCATCTCTGTCATTGCCTTCACCGAAACGTCTTTTTTTATCAGGACGTTTATCATTGAAGCTACGTTTAAAATTGCTGGGGCGACCATTATTTCGATCTCTAGGTTGATCAGATTTTTCAACGAAAGTTTCTTGTGATTTTGCAGACGCTGGATTCGCTTTGCCACTCAGTGAAGCAAATGCCGCAGCAATATCAGTTTCAGAACATTCATGATCATGCGCTAATCTCTTAACTAATTCTCGATAATAATCTAAAGAGGTATTAGCCAGAATTTTCCCAATTTCAAGGCTAAGAACATCTGCTCTTTTTTTGTTAATTTGACTTGTAGTGGGTGGTTGCAATTCTTTTAAGGGTGATGCGCTGGAATTTTCAATAGCACGCAGCATTCGTGTTTCGCGTGGAGAAACAAACAGCATTGCTTTGCCTGTTCTACCTGCACGACCTGTGCGTCCAATTCGATGCGTATAGGATTCAATGTCTTGTGGAATATCATAATTAATTACATGATTAATTCGCTCGACATCAAGTCCTCTTGCGGCAACTTCTGTCGCGACAATAATATCCAAAGAACCATTTTTAATTTTGCGGATAACATTTTCACGAGCGGATTGTGGCATATCGCCGTTTAATGCAGAGACAGCATAACCGCGCGCTTCAAGTTTATTGGCAACTTCTTCGGATCCAATTTTTGTACGAGTAAAAATTAATACACCTTCAATATCTTCAACTTCTAAGTAGCGTGTGAGCGCTTCCAATTTATGTTGATGACTGACGACCATATAGCCTTGATCAATATTCACCTTTGAAGCGGAGCTTTGTTTGACATGTATTTTAGCTGGATCTTTTAAATGTTCGTTCACTATACTGCGTAAACTAGCGGGCATAGTTGCTGAAAATAAAGCGACTTGATGAGGAATTGTAATTTTTGAAAGGATAGTTTTAACATCTTCTAAAAATCCCATATTTAACATTTCGTCTGCTTCATCCAGTACCACAGTTTTGAGTTGTGATAAAACTAAAGTGCCTCGATTTAAATGATCAAGAATTCGTCCGGGTGTTCCGACGACGACATGAACGCCGCGTTTGAGTGCTTGTAATTGACCGCGATAATCGGTGCCGCCATAAACAGGCAGAACATGAAAATCTTTGATGGCATTTTTAGCATAGGTTTGGAAAGCCTCTGAAACTTGAAGCGCTAATTCGCGGGTCGGAGTTAAAATTAGGGCTTGGGGTGGTATTTGATTCTCGTCTAAATTGGATAAAATTGGTAATGCAAAAGCAGCCGTTTTACCAGTGCCTGTTGAGGCTTGTCCGAGTAAGTCTCTGCCCGATAGCATAATGGGTATGCATTCAGCTTGAATATGCGTAGGCAATTCGTAGCCTTGATTGGCCAAAGAGGGTAGAAGTTTAGGGTTAAGCCCTAACTTATCGAATGTAATAATAGGTGTTGATGTGGTCATAGAGTCCTCAGTATCGCTTGCTAGTTTGTTTATGCCCTGTATTCACTGTTATTGGGTGGGACAGGTACCGTACAGTGTAATTACCTTGACCTATCCGCAACCGCGCTGAGCCCATAGCAACCACTTGAAAACGACTATTATACACTGAAAAATTTTAAAAGTCACGAGTAGTTCACGCTAAAGCAGGAAACTCCTTCCTGATACTCTTACAAGGGTCTGGCGCCTCTATGTTCAACAATTGATCTCTGGTATAGTTAAGACCTGGATATTGCATAAGCAATCTACTGCGAAGCACAATAACGCTGAATCTACAGAAGATTTCAGCACTCTTGTGCTTGTCGCTACGATTAGTTATGCAATATCCAGGTCAAACTTTTTAACGACAGGAAGTCAGGTATGAATAAAAATGTGACGCAAATCCTTAAACGATGCCATAGGGCCCTCGTGCTTAGTTCAGTGTTGGTATTAGCAGCATGCGCTACCACCAGTAACAAGATTGATCCCTATGAGAAATATAATCGCGAGATGTTTAAATTTAACCGCTCATTGGATTATGTCCTCCTGCGTCCCCTCGCTGATGTTTATGACACATTAACACCCGTTCCTGTTCAAGGCGGAATTGGCAGGATGTTTTCTAACCTTTATGAACCCTCTCGTGTGATCAACGATATATTACAAGGCGAAATGCGTTACGCGTATCAAGATAGTGCACGGTTTGTTTTAAATTCTACATTTGGATTAGTAGGATTTTTAGATGTCGCTCAGAGAGTAGGATTTCCTTTACATCAACAAGATTTTGGAATCACGATGGCTCGTTGGGGATGGAAACAATCAAACTATATCGTGATGCCTTTTATTGGAATTTATACTTTCCGTGATTTAGTGGCAGTGCCGTGTAATGTTTACGCATTTACTTTTTGGCCTTATATTCAGCCCGAAAATGTAGCGTGGAAAATTTATTTCACTGAAAAACTGCAAACTCGCGCTGAGTTACGTCCTACTGATAAAGTGATCGATGAAGCCTTTGATCCGTATATTTTAGTGCGAGATGCGTATCTACAAAAACGGGAAAACGACATTAAAACACAAATGAATGGAAGAGTTGCTTCAGTGGCTCCTGCACCTGAATCAGGAGATGATCAAAGTAAAACGTCTCAGGATAATGTGCGAAAAGATATTAAGTCAGATAAAAAAGGAACAAAAAAAGACGCTGATTCCCAATCGAACTCGGGAAAAAATCTGCCTGATGTTATTGGTTAAAAATTGTGGCTGAATTTCACGTTGTTTTATATGAGCCTGAGATTCCGCCAAACACCGGCAATATTATTCGATTGTGTGCAAATACCGGTGCGCAATTACATTTAATTAAACCGCTAGGTTTTGAATTAGATGATGCGCGATTACGTCGTGCAGGATTGGATTATCATGAATTTGCGTCTGTTAAAATCTATGAGAATTACAGTGATTTTTTAAATCAAAATAATCCAGCGAGATTATTTGCCATTACAACAAAAGGTTCTGTTAATTACACTGACGTTCATTTTCAGTCGGGTGATTATTTAATGCTAGGCCCTGAGACGCGAGGATTGCCGAAAAATATTTTGGAATCACTTCCCAAAGAAAATTGTTTGAGAATTCCCATGTTGCCGGATAGTCGTAGTTTAAATTTGTCGAATGCTGCTGCAATAATATTATATGAGGCGTGGCGACAGAGTGGATTTGCATAGGTGAACAAAGAGGCCAAAGCTGGGTAAAGATCACGAAAAGGGTCAGGTCTAATCTAAACGCATACTTGCATTAAAAGCTGAGTATCTCTAAACACAAAGTTTGCGTTATTATTAGATCTGACCCTTTCAATCACTTCTTAATTGATCGAAGAAAGCGTTTTGACTGGCGAACGTAATTTTTCCATAACGTGTGACTTAGTTTCCCGGAAATCACACTTAATAAGTTTACTTTCAACGAAAGTAAGATTGAAGTAGCCATCATTAACATTGGGAAGAGTAACTGTCATCTTTATTACGCTATCAGTTGCATCTGATTCGTGAACATTAACTGATTCATCTAAGTCATGGGTAGTCGGAATTCGCCCATCAACAGTCAGTTGTTTTGTTGCAGGGTTATATGCCCACACTTTTGTATGAGGTTTTCCGTCTACAGCTGATCCAAATCTATGAGCATTGTGGGCTGCATTATCAACTTCTTCAACTGAATCGTTCTTATTTCCAACCACTCTGTAAGTGTCTCGAGAGGGATGTTCTTGAAGATTTACTTCCTCGCCGTGACCATGATGGTGATTATGCCCATGTACACTGCCATCTTTTTCCGGTGCAAAAAACACAGGGAAAAATGCTGATCTGAATGACATCTGGTTTAACCGAGCCCAACCATTACTAAAGGCTTCAACAATGCGTGCAGCGAAAATAACGGTTGGAGTGGCAACAAGAGCAGTTGCAACACCGACTGCGAGCGTTGATGCAGCGATGTGAATCCCCATGTAGGTTGCTAATGCGCTGGAAGCATAAGCAAACGCTGCTGTTAGTCCTACATAAGACCATGCAGAGGCAATGGCTGTATTAATGGTCGCCCAGCTGCTGGCAACAAACGGAGAAGCTAATAGACCGTTGATCACGCCAGTTAAGGCTGGAAATAAGGAAGTTAGCCCAGTAAACACAAGCGGTAATGCAATCGCCCACAATGCTGAAGACAGTGCAATGCTTGCAGCTAAGAAAATACTCCCCATCAGCACTACTGGGATATAATTGAAGTTACCGAGTTTTTCATGGATCACAAATGATGAGCCCAACGCCCATGCTGCTTTTGCACTTTTGAGTGGCGACGCGAAAGCAGTTGTCGCGATAGTGGCAAAACGAAATGCATAATGAATCGGAGCCAACATCAGCGTAGCGATTCCGAATACTAAATAACCACCGATTAAATAGCCGACTGATAATTTACCCATATTATAAAGTTCTGTAGTAAGAGCAATATTTTTTGTTGTTTGGCCAATTAAAGTACCAGTTACATTTTTCAAGAACGAAGGAATATATTCGGTAACAAATTTAAAAATGTTCAGAGCGATCTTAGGGATAATTTCAATCGCTTTTATCAGGAAAATTGTAGTCTTTATGAAGAGTGCTTCAACCAGAATGCCGATTAATAGCACTAATCGAGTACCGACACCGATTTTTTTACCGGTGAGACGATATTGTTTTGGATCTGGGTGAATATCGCTTCCAAACATATTTTTTAGTATTGTCCACCTATCATGCACTAATTCGCGAAAATGACCTTTTAACCATTGTGGTCGATTAGGGAATCCAAAAATAGTCCAGGCAATCATTGATGACGTTAATTCATCGTCCGGATAGACTCTTTCTGTTCCATCTGCACCGGTATACGTAGCATCAGAAAGGTGA from Gammaproteobacteria bacterium encodes the following:
- a CDS encoding PQQ-dependent sugar dehydrogenase codes for the protein MSSSKPSKSHLIKSNRLCSPPEAGMGKLSSKPRTHFQAKMLGSFCLGTFLIGYSLNVFADAGPMPDPTMVDPNLTVSTLYSDLDGFDHPTSAADTIVDTKSLRNPIGMVFLPNKNPTVKYDMLVLEKNTGKVKRIKFDLNGTPMGDPVTVLDLAVNNFSERGLLSIALHPDFTNKGGKVYLFFTERLAVNNTPSGFSTLAGASTRVCLSAGPVTAGCPAGPTYPASVSRWIGPNAGDIAPLANDQLFTGTRITVPTSVFNGISNVTVPASSSNQVILPANIITADDNDDTSATVVTSPAGPPAFGADTIPASVDAPKTPLLGNRVAYFNFDPTASATLAGSGVVNTSGGALTYAGDIIRLRSFQNDRNTRNTSKISAGVDYCVSRAADGTCPPAVAFWTRNFNGNHNSGKIVFGHDKKLYIMLGDAGRRGMTQNIKKNLGILKDGQLMGKDDIFGGIAPDNAHMTGVVLRLNDNGTAPSDNPFYAKASKRVVETEAILGRSLNIASDNIHPSSEKVEVLNNFKKIYAYGLRNGFGLAIDPYSGNLWDAENSGKAFEEINLIKKAHNGGWIQVMGPIDRMDGPGGNSSSFFSQLGDFPSVTPDAGYPSSVTPPTGLLPSLMPTTWGDFKAIETLWGIGRSGGIGLSGAALTNTLTGPRGVQQPRFLAAPLPGFPNSDVIAASKAEALDAMYMPEGAHLRDPLYSTKHVVANGGLGFINGKALGKQNKGDLVFGSGVTRQQLETVTNTILTRPTGAPSTNGYEGTDYFYNWLLTSPLIPKPDGSLSTSNYGHLYKLHVKSHHRSKIGYSDPALFDGVADNRGIDDWVTEQSSVLFGLNFGTVTDVVTGPDGNLFVLSLNRLVCKGAVTSGCTGNAANDVSGTGRIYMISKVPGTPEGSDDDGDREDNDSNED
- a CDS encoding beta-lactamase family protein; translated protein: MSWSKAEITSLLAVGKIPGISFCQVINGKPQESIALGVADRSLNTPVTEKTVFEAASLTKPLFAMLVLKLAKLGVIDLDQPFGKMQDIQDIPEYHALNQYNEREQLTARIIFTHHSGLPNAGDAADMKFYANPGEKFGYSGYGYFLLQKIIEKRTGKTYAELTQEFIFDQVPMRHSYMTRPTDQPVAVHHNADMKKSLPVAPATTATAASGLYTTADDYARFVVAWVQARDELLQSAFEFSKEKTLSTDRWAIEKGVSPTDLEQLSWGLGWGLLKTEEGIIAFHWGDNGDSKAFVAINIESQTGFVYFANSWNGLSITNQLISKGLKELTPALQYLNKKYDFETSEQLREKRQISLETFGKYELRNQAGWQEKLKKNVISILTKHPENFGEIHRDNTPDLEEHLKSQLAKELSRQPNSGLETFLQRVLDLPKQVVEHQEALFPYRK
- a CDS encoding rhodanese-like domain-containing protein, which gives rise to MNDLLPFLLAHWPLTLAFVITLGTLLFFELKDRQGGAQRIDCTEMTRLINHEKALVIDVRKKEEYQQGHIISALNITPENFKDQQAQLQKAKNRPIILIDSNGSGINPMLKLLQQEGLSACYLGGGLSAWRQEGLPVTTVIE
- the grxC gene encoding glutaredoxin 3 codes for the protein MSNVVVYSSANCPYCVRAKELLAKKGIEFQEIRVDLDPKEREIMMERSGRRTVPQIFIDDQHIGGCDDLYALDKSGELTKLLSGSRTDSQSSL
- the secB gene encoding protein-export chaperone SecB — protein: MNASENVGATENGEHGPEFAIQRIYVKDSSFESPESPNIFREPWEPKVNIDLQTTSSVLEGNVYEVILGVTVTVKIKEKTAFLAETKQAGIFSIGNFNEEQRSQLLGSFCPNILFPYARETITSLVTRGGFPQLYLAPINFDAVYQQQLKQGEEGVTTN
- a CDS encoding NAD(P)-dependent glycerol-3-phosphate dehydrogenase; amino-acid sequence: MLSDQNTFSPMAVLGSGSWGTALAILLSQRGQTIRLWGRNPERIAEMSRQRVNAVYLPQCPFPESLSVTADLQEAVHGVSDILIVVPSHAFRELITELLPLLNTNSRLAWATKGLDPSTGKLLHEVVQDLVSWSIPTAVLAGPSFAAEVAQNLPTAITVASHDSTFSNELVERFHTRTFRPYINTDIIGVQISGAVKNPLAIAAGISDGLGYGANARCALITRALAEMSRLGIALGGKMETFMGLAGLGDLVLTCTGSQSRNWRFGFALGQGHPLDQAEKEVGQVVEGRQNAIIVAKRAQSLGIEMPILEQVSRVVQGQITAAEAVQALLMRSLKSE